Proteins co-encoded in one Arachis stenosperma cultivar V10309 chromosome 7, arast.V10309.gnm1.PFL2, whole genome shotgun sequence genomic window:
- the LOC130939666 gene encoding uncharacterized protein LOC130939666 codes for MSTRGRGRRRGRGRIGNANPETARNNPVDFMAALENMVVAMQATAEALGNQMNNGNGNNGEERLMTLATFLKETRHILQPDGTVMSWEVFWTEFYRKYFPSSVRNAKELELLRVVEECVRNAIVEKGSQRIPFRRNQGRNFAPRGRTFKCGGFVPQSNQGQNNFRMPNNNDNCGRRFRKQPQNEPSSRCGSYHPGVLCRVGLGVCYFCGRAGQMAWNCSEKKKYEAGRAQQPGRVFTTSAVGAEGSETLIRGKCEIAGKILNALFDFGVTHSFIVFEKASKLGLRMIMLDYDLKVHNATFKAVVTRLGCPQVSL; via the exons ATGTCGACTCGTGGACGCGGTCGCAGGCGAGGCAGAGGTAGAATAGGTAATGCAAACCCTGAAACGGCGAGAAACAACCCTGTGGACTTTATGGCTGCCTTGGAAAACATGGTTGTCGCGATGCAAGCGACAGCAGAAGCGTTGGGAAATCAAATGAATAATGGGAATGGGAATAACGGTGAAGAGAGGCTGATGACACTTGCTACTTTTTTGAAG GAAACACGACATATTCTACAACCAGATGGCACTGTAATGTCTTGGGAAGTGTTTTGGACGGAGTTCTATAGGAAATACTTTCCTAGTTCAGTTAGGAATGCTAAGGAGCTTGAGCTGCT CCGAGTCGTGGAAGAGTGTGTAAGGAACGCAATAGTGGAGAAAGGGAGCCAAAGGATTCCTTTCCGGAGAAACCAAGGGAGGAACTTCGCACCAAGGGGTAGGACTTTTAAGTGTGGAGGCTTTGTACCACAATCGAATCAAGGTCAGAACAACTTCCGCATGCCTAATAACAATGATAATTGTGGGAGAAGGTTTAGAAAGCAGCCACAGAATGAGCCGAGTTCGAGGTGCGGGAGTTATCATCCTGGAGTTCTTTGCAGAGTTGGATTAGGTGTGTGCTACTTTTGTGGACGAGCTGGGCAGATGGCCTGGAATTGTTCGGAGAAGAAAAAGTATGAAGCTGGGAGAGCCCAACAACCAGGACGAGTGTTCACTACATCTGCTGTAGGTGccgagggatccgagacactaATTAGAGGTAAATGTGAAATAGCTGgtaaaattttaaatgctttatttgattttggAGTGACACATTCGTTCATAGTATTCGAGAAGGCTAGTAAGTTAGGATTGAGGATGATTATGTTGGATTATGATTTGAAAGTTCATAATGCTACTTTTAAAGCTGTTGTGACTAGATTAGGCTGTCCACAAGTTTCGTTATGA